A region from the Benincasa hispida cultivar B227 chromosome 8, ASM972705v1, whole genome shotgun sequence genome encodes:
- the LOC120084065 gene encoding uncharacterized protein LOC120084065, whose product MDISSAGEELVGRRIKGLVAPGQDVRGRIALALRLLLAVFSSKISSDVNHPFGDEFPAARKASEEVGAQIVLGDRPIEITESDGNGSSLQLYEKLNFLSYLAWSLKRSKAVQEQGHMKVERFKKNILKRGCA is encoded by the exons ATGGACATATCAAGTGCTGGAGAGGAATTGGTTGGTAGGAGAATTAAAGGTTTGGTGGCCCCTGGACAGGATGTGA GAGGCCGAATTGCTCTTGCTTTGCGTCTGCTTCTTGCAGTTTTTTCATCCAAAATTTCATCAGATGTCAATCATCCTTTTGGAGACGAG TTTCCAGCTGCTCGTAAAGCATCTGAAGAAGTTGGTGCTCAAATAGTTTTGGGGGACCGACCAATTGAAATAACT GAATCTGATGGAAATGGTAGTTCTTTGCAGCTTTATGAGAAGCTTAATTTCTTATCC TACCTTGCATGGTCTCTGAAGCGTAGCAAGGCAGTGCAAGAGCAAGGGCACATGAAGGTAGAAAGGTTCAAGAAGAACATTTTGAAGAGGGGTTGTGCCTGA